From the Musa acuminata AAA Group cultivar baxijiao chromosome BXJ3-7, Cavendish_Baxijiao_AAA, whole genome shotgun sequence genome, one window contains:
- the LOC103990310 gene encoding putative disease resistance protein At5g47280, translating into METFFAGEIATELVKELLKVVRRTYLCRPAAEQLKRSVDALLPIVQEIRHSGVELPQHRQSQLSELADQLRLALDLARKAAASPRWNVYRSMQLAHRMERLDRWISRWVERHMPAHVLADVHHLRVDYSARLDRIERTLDMTAASAALAAARVPVAVGSVPFSGSPLTEMMGGLVPAAAAATVPVAVGTTPSSGLPVAEMMEGLVLRGEGEKPVGVGIRVGKERVKEMLMAGGDRAAVVGISGIGGSGKTTLAKEICRDPQIRSYFNDKIYFETVSQSPNLESLKLKLWEQITGNMVLGAYNQIPQWQMELGPRDKGPVLVVLDDVWALAVLEELLFRIPGYKILVVSRFKFPSVVKNNYEIELLGEEDALSLFCHAAFEQQSIPFTADKKLVKQVVEECKGLPLALKVIGASLRDQPPKFWARAKNRLARGEAICDSHENKLLEHMASTIGFLSGKVRECFLDLGSFPEDKRIPLDVLINMWMELHDLDEEDAFAILVELSNKNLLTLFKDAQNRAGDIYSSYMEFFVTQHDVLRDLALHVNNCEPLTSRRRLIMPRRENELPREWERNKDEPFEAQIVSINSGEMKESDWFQMHFPKAEVLILNFSADQYSLPPFLSTMPKLKVLVLINHGTSCTLMQNLSVFTTLNNLRSLWLEKIAVPPLPKTTVPLQNLRKVSLVLCELNNSLRGSKVDLSMTLPRLSHLTIDHCIDLTKLPSSICNIGSLQCISISNCHDLSELPGDFGKLSSLEILRVYACPSLKRLPQSICRLKRLKYLDISQSFNLRELPEELGHLTSLEKIDMRECSQLRTIPRSSSSLKSLGHVICDEEVALLWKEAERCIPDLRVQVAEECFNLDWLVE; encoded by the exons ATGGAGACGTTCTTCGCCGGAGAGATCGCGACGGAGCTGGTGAAGGAGCTCCTGAAGGTTGTAAGGCGGACGTACCTATGCCGGCCGGCGGCGGAGCAACTGAAGCGCTCGGTGGACGCCCTGCTCCCCATCGTCCAGGAGATCCGGCACTCCGGCGTCGAGCTCCCCCAGCACCGCCAGTCACAGCTATCCGAGCTCGCCGACCAACTCCGCCTCGCCCTCGACCTCGCCCGCAAGGCGGCCGCGTCCCCTCGGTGGAACGTCTACCGCTCCATGCAGCTTGCCCACCGAATGGAGCGCCTCGATCGCTGGATTTCCCGGTGGGTCGAACGCCACATGCCCGCCCACGTCCTCGCCGATGTCCACCACCTTCGCGTCGACTACTCCGCCCGCCTCGATCGCATCGAGCGGACCCTCGACATGACGGCCGCCTCCGCGGCGTTGGCGGCTGCGAGGGTTCCGGTGGCGGTGGGGAGCGTTCCGTTCTCGGGGTCCCCGCTGACGGAGATGATGGGCGGGTTGGtgccggcggcagcggcggctacGGTCCCGGTGGCGGTGGGGACAACCCCGTCGTCGGGGTTACCGGTGGCAGAGATGATGGAGGGGTTGGTGCTGAGGGGAGAAGGTGAGAAGCCAGTGGGAGTCGGAATTAGGGTGGGAAAGGAGCGGGTGAAAGAGATGCTAATGGCGGGTGGTGATAGGGCGGCGGTCGTTGGAATCTCGGGGATCGGTGGGAGTGGCAAGACAACGCTTGCCAAGGAGATCTGCAGGGATCCACAGATTCGAA GTTACTTCAATGATAAAATTTACTTCGAGACTGTATCACAATCTCCAAACTTGGAGAGTTTGAAGTTGAAGCTGTGGGAACAAATCACTGGTAATATGGTTCTTGGTGCTTATAATCAAATACCACAGTGGCAGATGGAATTGGGGCCAAGAGATAAAGGACCAGTTCTTGTGGTATTAGATGATGTGTGGGCTCTTGCCGTGCTTGAAGAACTTCTTTTCAGAATTCCAGGGTACAAGATTCTTGTGGTGTCACGGTTCAAGTTCCCTTCGGTTGTCAAGAACAATTACGAGATAGAATTACTTGGAGAAGAGGATGCTTTGTCTCTCTTTTGccatgcagcttttgagcagcaatctATACCATTCACTGCTGACAAGAAGTTGGTAAAGCAG GTTGTTGAGGAGTGCAAAGGGCTTCCTCTGGCTCTGAAAGTTATCGGTGCTTCTTTACGAGATCAGCCTCCAAAATTTTGGGCAAGAGCCAAAAACAGGCTTGCTCGAGGAGAGGCCATATGTGACTCCCATGAGAATAAATTGCTCGAACATATGGCATCAACCATTGGATTTCTATCAGGCAAAGTTAGGGAGTGTTTCCTAGATCTTGGCTCCTTTCCTGAAGACAAGAGGATCCCTCTGGATGTGCTAATCAATATGTGGATGGAGCTCCATGATCTTGATGAAGAAGATGCTTTCGCCATTCTAGTGGAGCTTTCAAATAAAAACCTATTAACTCTGTTCAAAGATGCACA GAACAGGGCTGGAGATATTTATAGCAGTTATATGGAGTTTTTCGTTACTCAACATGATGTGTTGAGGGACCTGGCTCTTCATGTGAACAATTGTGAACCTTTAACTAGTCGAAGGAGATTAATTATGCCAAGGAGGGAAAATGAACTTCCAAGAGAATGGGAGAGGAACAAGGATGAGCCATTTGAGGCACAGATTGTTTCAATTAATTCAG GTGAAATGAAAGAATCGGACTGGTTCCAGATGCATTTCCCCAAGGCTGAGGTTCTCATTTTGAATTTTTCCGCTGATCAGTACTCGTTGCCTCCCTTCCTCAGTACCATGCCTAAGCTCAAGGTTCTGGTTTTGATCAACCATGGCACCTCATGCACATTGATGCAGAATCTCTCTGTTTTCACGACTTTAAATAATTTGAGGAGCCTCTGGCTTGAGAAAATAGCTGTCCCTCCTTTGCCCAAAACCACAGTTCCCTTGCAAAACCTGCGAAAAGTCTCCCTTGTTTTGTGTGAATTAAATAATAGCCTCAGAGGATCCAAGGTGGATCTCTCCATGACACTTCCTCGTCTCTCTCATCTAACAATAGACCATTGTATTGACTTGACCAAGCTGCCATCTAGCATCTGCAATATCGGCTCACTCCAATGTATAAGCATCTCCAATTGTCATGATTTGTCAGAGTTACCTGGTGACTTCGGTAAGCTAAGTTCTTTAGAAATTCTCAGAGTATATGCTTGCCCATCATTAAAGAGGCTTCCCCAGTCTATTTGTCGGCTGAAGAGATTGAAGTATCTCGACATTTCTCAGTCTTTTAATCTCCGAGAACTCCCAGAAGAGCTTGGTCATTTGACAAGCTTGGAGAAGATTGATATGAGGGAGTGTTCACAATTGAGGACTATACCGAGATCCTCCTCATCCTTGAAATCTCTGGGACATGTGATATGTGATGAAGAGGTTGCTTTGTTGTGGAAAGAGGCAGAAAGATGTATACCCGATCTTCGCGTTCAGGTAGCCGAAGAATGTTTCAACTTGGACTGGCTTGTAGAGTAG